A segment of the Bacillota bacterium genome:
TCAAGCCTCCGAAGCTGCTTCCCTATTGGCCCGCAGTATACCTGTTTCGACGAAAATTCTTGAGCAAATAAAGCGAACCCAAGGCAGTGGAAGACGTAAGATTCAAATAAAAAACCCAGAAGAAAAAATCTTGGTCAATCAACTTGAACAAAAAGGCATAATTGACGTGGAAGATGACGCTTTTTGGATTCGGTCAAACGGAGATTGGAACTTCTTGAAAGGAGATTGGCTTGAAGTCTATGTTTGGAACGAAGCCAGGGCACAGCAAGACCATAAGGGCCAATCGTTTTTTGACGAGGTAGCAATAGGACTGGAGATTCCATCAGGCCTAGCACAAAAAGAAATAGATGTAGCCTGCCTTTATCAGGCTCAATTAATTCACTGTTCGTGTAAAACAGGCAGCGATATATTCGAAACCGAGTACCTTGACGAACTAAGTGCTGTGAGTAGTTTAATAGGAGGAAGATTTTGTTCCCGTATATTTATAACCAACCAAATATTTTCCGATCCGGTTAAAGAAAAAGAAAGAAGGTTTTTGGAGCAGGCCAAGCAACGGGAGGTTGTTGTGGTGACAGGAGATAAATTAGTGAACATAGCAGAACTTTTAAAAAAGCAGGCTATAAATCCTGACTTTATGAGAATGTAGGTGATTCCTGTGGTTGTTGTTAATTTCTCGCATCCGCTTACGGAGAAGCACCTGGAGCAGGTTGAGGCTCTTACCGGGCGGAAGGTAGAACGGGTGATTGATATTAACACCCAGATCGACCACCAGCAGCCGCTGGTGCCCCAGGTGGTGCCCCTCGCCGACCGGGCCAGTCTTTCCCCTGTTGAGTGGCAGACCTTGCCTTTACTGATCAACCCGCCCTCGCTTAACTTTATTGCCGTGACCCTACTGGCGGAACTGCACGGGCGCTGCGGCTACTTTCCTGCCGTCCTGCGCCTGCGGCCGGTGGAAGGAAGCGTCCCTCCCCAATTTGAAGTTACCGAGGTGCTGGACCTGCAGGCAGTGCGGGACAGGGCCAGGCAAAAGCGAGGTTGAGCCTTGTATCCATTTTTCGTGAGAAAGAAGAGGGAAGACTCCCTGAAAGGGGCAGCAAATATGATCGAAACCACCATTAACGCCCAAACAATTAGCTATTTGAAAGAAGAAGAAATCGCCCGGATGCTTGGAGCTGGAAGGAGATGCTGCGAATGTGGGATAACCTGTTTAGGAAGGCGCTCCGCGCCCTAGCGTGACTTTACTACGCGTTAACCGAGAAATGCCTAATTCCCTAGCAAATACACCGGTTTTTGCGTATACACTAAAATTATTGCCTTGAAAGTTGTCATTGACATGTACTGCCATATGTAGTATGAACTAAATATGGCGACAATTAGAAAACAGCGAGTAGGTAAATACACCTACTGGCAGATTATTGAATCTAAAAGGGTTGACGACAAGCCAAGACCGGTGGTGCTAATGCACCTGGGAACTGCCGAACAGTTACTGTATAAACTAAAAGAGGGACCTGTACAGAAGAAAATCCGTTCGGCTTCCCACGGTTCAGTGAGTGCCTTTTGGCGCGTAGTTGAGGAGATGGATTTGCTTAAGATTTTTAATCAATACCTATCTCCACAAATACGAGACGAACTGACCGTCGGTAAATCCCTGCTGCTGGCCGCCATCCACCGGGCCATCAAACCCGGCAGCAAGAGCAGCTTTTCTTCCTGGGCCGAGCAAACTTCCTTGCCTGAGATCGCCGGCTTTGATCCGGATAAACTCGATAGCCAGCATTTCTGGGCGCAGATGGACACCGTTACAGATGAGCAACTGGAAAAGGTGGAGAAAGCACTCACTCTGAAGATGATGGAAAAGGGGCTCTTTTCTCTCAAGTTGCTCTTTTACGACCTGACCAATTTCTTTACCTATATCGCTTCTCCCAACGAGAAGGCGGAACTGGTGCAAAGAGGCCGGAATAAACAAAAACGTAATGACTTAAGGCAGTTCGGACTGGCACAAGTAGTAACCAAAGAGTTTCTGATCCCGGTGTTCACCGAAATCTATGAAGGCAACAAGTCCGACAACACCATGTTTGATTCCACCCTGACCAGGTTGAGAACAAAGCTCTCAGAATTGAACCTCAACATTGAGGAACTCACTATTGTCTTTGATAAGGGCAGTAATTCAAAGGATAACTTTGCCAAGCTGGATGGTTCACAAATCCCTTATGTGGCTTCGCTTACCCCGTCCCACCACGAGGATCTGTTAGACATACCCTTTTCCCAATACCGAAAGGTACAGGTCGGCGGACAGGAACTCTTATGCTACAGAACTACAAAAGAGGTTTGGGGCAAGGAACGAACGATCGTTATATACATTAGCGAACGACTGCGCCAGGGTCAAATACGTGGTCTAAACCAGGCCATTACCAAGAAATACAAACTACTTGAAGAACTTAAGACCAAACTCAATGCTCCGCGAGCCAGGAAGAAAAGCAAAGAAGATGTCCAACGCAAGATCCGGGCGATTCTTCATGGCGAAAAGTGTGACCAGATTATCAAGGTCTCTATATTGGATAACGACAACGGACGATTTGACATCGATTGGTGTATAGATACCCAAGTTTACCAGTGGATAACGGAAAACCTTTTTGGCAAGCGGATACTGGTTACTTGTCGTGAAGAATGGTCCGAAAAAGAGATTATCGCCGCTTACCAGGGGCAGTGTAACGTCGAACGGGTCTTCAAACATCTGAAGAATCCATATCACAATACCGTTCATCCCCAGTACCACTGGACGGATCAGAAGATTAAGGTGCACACCTTTATTTGCCTAACCGGCCTGCTGCTCTCCCAGATTTTATGGAAGAAAGCCAGGGAGGCAGGCTATAACTATAGCCTGGAAACCCTAATCGACAAACTGACCGGGATACGGAAGGCAGAACTGATTACGATGAACGGCCTCAAAGGTAAACCCGTCAAAGAAACTCAATTGGAAGAGATGGAACC
Coding sequences within it:
- a CDS encoding IS1634 family transposase codes for the protein MATIRKQRVGKYTYWQIIESKRVDDKPRPVVLMHLGTAEQLLYKLKEGPVQKKIRSASHGSVSAFWRVVEEMDLLKIFNQYLSPQIRDELTVGKSLLLAAIHRAIKPGSKSSFSSWAEQTSLPEIAGFDPDKLDSQHFWAQMDTVTDEQLEKVEKALTLKMMEKGLFSLKLLFYDLTNFFTYIASPNEKAELVQRGRNKQKRNDLRQFGLAQVVTKEFLIPVFTEIYEGNKSDNTMFDSTLTRLRTKLSELNLNIEELTIVFDKGSNSKDNFAKLDGSQIPYVASLTPSHHEDLLDIPFSQYRKVQVGGQELLCYRTTKEVWGKERTIVIYISERLRQGQIRGLNQAITKKYKLLEELKTKLNAPRARKKSKEDVQRKIRAILHGEKCDQIIKVSILDNDNGRFDIDWCIDTQVYQWITENLFGKRILVTCREEWSEKEIIAAYQGQCNVERVFKHLKNPYHNTVHPQYHWTDQKIKVHTFICLTGLLLSQILWKKAREAGYNYSLETLIDKLTGIRKAELITMNGLKGKPVKETQLEEMEPELQELYTALIK
- a CDS encoding DUF1887 family CARF protein — its product is MEKVHVLFVGGRQAPNVIGTLLLRPDHVKLIISKDEREKKSALIDALPSKELLIITEEEVDATDFGVNLIICERICKQHQDKQIYFNVTCGTKIMGLAAYEIARRFQGTKVFYVDTAKRRIIWLWPLEEKEQAGYEQFKINIEQYLAMYGRKAVRKPVFQNLTFSESQASEAASLLARSIPVSTKILEQIKRTQGSGRRKIQIKNPEEKILVNQLEQKGIIDVEDDAFWIRSNGDWNFLKGDWLEVYVWNEARAQQDHKGQSFFDEVAIGLEIPSGLAQKEIDVACLYQAQLIHCSCKTGSDIFETEYLDELSAVSSLIGGRFCSRIFITNQIFSDPVKEKERRFLEQAKQREVVVVTGDKLVNIAELLKKQAINPDFMRM
- the csx15 gene encoding CRISPR-associated protein Csx15, with amino-acid sequence MVVVNFSHPLTEKHLEQVEALTGRKVERVIDINTQIDHQQPLVPQVVPLADRASLSPVEWQTLPLLINPPSLNFIAVTLLAELHGRCGYFPAVLRLRPVEGSVPPQFEVTEVLDLQAVRDRARQKRG